A genomic window from Aquitalea aquatilis includes:
- a CDS encoding 2Fe-2S iron-sulfur cluster-binding protein → MRKFTRFHWFHWSLAGLFVLAYLTGDDAGLAHAWLGYGLIALIIIRVAIVLMRINGFPRILPNATLQKGIAAEIWGKTLIWGMVAALILISLTGVLMVDNAALINAGLQLFIPPAQAESIGNLVAGLPQLKGEELHEMVATLSLGLIALHIGWLMVYRRKMVWFLLGGTHTAKPAEPSRSAVQHDNLSVCELRQETQDAITIVLALPAERRWRFQHQPGQHLTIGVDIHGMRHWRCYSITSLPGEATLAITVKRVAGGLVSNWLHEGLRVGMTVAALPPAGQFRPRVPAGDLLLLAGGSGITPLYSILRYVLSQSQGRVRLIYVSQQADNVIFRQQLASLQDRYAQRLVATLWITEDEGRIDADRLEILVRDWTHTEAFLCGPDGLMSMAQTCLTNLGMPPAALHRERFAVGRQAAGMDSRAASARVSLHGKQHAIVLDEGATLLHAMERQGLQAPSHCRAGMCGSCRCKVSEGRVAMRSNLVLSQAEVEAGWALACQAEAQTSVLTVSFDDTAGAASSTHHH, encoded by the coding sequence ATGCGAAAATTCACCCGATTCCATTGGTTTCATTGGTCGCTGGCTGGCCTGTTTGTTTTGGCTTATCTGACCGGCGATGATGCAGGATTGGCACATGCCTGGCTTGGTTATGGCTTGATAGCGCTTATTATTATTCGGGTGGCAATAGTATTAATGCGGATTAATGGATTTCCGCGCATTCTGCCGAATGCCACACTGCAGAAAGGTATCGCGGCAGAAATATGGGGCAAGACGCTGATATGGGGAATGGTGGCTGCCTTGATATTGATTTCGCTGACGGGTGTCCTGATGGTGGATAACGCTGCACTCATCAATGCCGGTTTACAGCTCTTTATTCCGCCAGCACAGGCGGAATCCATAGGCAACCTTGTCGCCGGCCTGCCACAGCTTAAGGGCGAGGAACTCCATGAAATGGTTGCGACGCTGAGCCTGGGGCTGATTGCTTTACATATAGGCTGGCTGATGGTGTATCGCCGGAAAATGGTGTGGTTTCTGCTGGGTGGCACACACACGGCAAAGCCAGCCGAGCCGTCCCGCTCTGCGGTGCAGCATGACAATCTCTCCGTGTGTGAATTGCGTCAGGAAACGCAGGATGCCATCACCATTGTGCTGGCCTTGCCGGCTGAGCGCCGGTGGCGGTTTCAGCATCAGCCTGGCCAGCATCTGACCATCGGGGTGGATATTCATGGCATGCGCCACTGGAGGTGTTACTCCATCACCAGCCTGCCAGGCGAGGCCACCCTGGCGATCACGGTAAAGCGCGTGGCTGGCGGACTGGTTTCGAACTGGCTGCATGAGGGTTTGCGTGTCGGCATGACCGTGGCTGCCTTGCCGCCCGCAGGCCAGTTCCGGCCCCGAGTGCCCGCAGGGGATCTGCTATTGCTAGCAGGCGGCAGCGGTATCACGCCACTGTATTCGATTCTTCGTTACGTGTTGAGCCAAAGCCAGGGTCGGGTGAGGCTGATCTATGTCAGCCAACAAGCTGATAATGTGATCTTTCGCCAACAACTGGCATCTTTGCAGGACCGTTACGCTCAGCGACTGGTCGCCACGCTATGGATCACGGAAGACGAAGGCCGGATTGATGCGGACAGGCTGGAAATATTGGTACGCGACTGGACTCACACTGAAGCCTTCCTTTGCGGGCCTGATGGGCTGATGAGCATGGCGCAGACCTGCCTGACTAATCTGGGCATGCCACCAGCCGCCCTTCATCGCGAGCGTTTTGCGGTGGGCCGGCAGGCTGCAGGCATGGACAGCAGAGCCGCCTCGGCGCGGGTGAGTCTGCACGGGAAACAGCACGCCATCGTGCTGGACGAAGGTGCTACGCTGCTGCATGCGATGGAGCGTCAAGGTTTGCAAGCGCCCAGCCACTGCCGCGCGGGCATGTGCGGAAGCTGTCGCTGCAAAGTGAGCGAGGGCCGGGTGGCAATGCGCAGTAATCTGGTGCTGTCGCAAGCAGAGGTGGAAGCCGGCTGGGCCCTGGCGTGTCAGGCCGAGGCACAGACTTCAGTCCTGACAGTTTCCTTCGATGATACTGCGGGGGCGGCGTCCTCCACTCATCACCATTAG
- a CDS encoding diheme cytochrome c, translating into MKKILLLGAIALMGISAGQIMADDGEHHEGGKRPKQLARSLSQAPAVWKTECGSCHMAYPPGLLPASAWKRQMDTLKNHYGSNATLTPEDEKIIRTYLTGAAADGKYATPSQSNKVEAPRITSSGWFIHKHDEISPAVWKRKSIGSAANCQACHAGAAKGDFNEDGVNIPR; encoded by the coding sequence ATGAAGAAAATCTTGTTGCTGGGTGCCATCGCCCTGATGGGCATCAGCGCAGGCCAGATCATGGCCGATGACGGAGAGCACCATGAAGGTGGCAAGCGGCCAAAACAGCTGGCCCGCTCACTATCGCAAGCGCCAGCTGTCTGGAAAACGGAATGCGGCAGCTGCCACATGGCTTACCCGCCGGGCTTGCTGCCGGCCTCCGCCTGGAAACGGCAGATGGACACCCTGAAAAACCATTACGGCAGCAACGCTACGTTAACGCCTGAAGACGAGAAGATCATTCGTACCTACCTGACCGGGGCCGCTGCGGACGGCAAATACGCAACGCCAAGCCAGAGCAACAAAGTGGAAGCGCCCAGAATCACCAGCAGCGGCTGGTTCATCCACAAGCACGACGAAATCAGTCCTGCAGTCTGGAAACGCAAATCCATTGGCAGCGCCGCCAATTGTCAGGCTTGCCATGCCGGTGCAGCCAAAGGCGACTTCAACGAGGATGGGGTGAATATTCCACGCTAA
- a CDS encoding LysR family transcriptional regulator, which yields MSLSIRTDPFFISPFDFIDFLSIKIARCHSKQFIFILPFRNFIHMIIRPPNIQSLQTFLMLSECNSFTEAAERLHLTQSAVSRQIQLLEEHYSVTLFNRSARKVELTAEGIELLRSTELIFRELSNVEKRYSRKSRPFRLKIYVSLAAKILLPLLPQFCVDNPGLSLTIETESDLVYGDLAQYDAFVSYKEKSALSQEDLLLFEECLIPVCHPQCVAGKVPPQNMDQLSGYTLLHGSLNGIDWERWTLAHGWSLDISQTHIFFNLDELAIEAAVRGVGIAMVDKQLVQPLLDSKRLLIPIAAELATNNVYVLSFKKSGAAHPHAPVVKQWLHQHLCQ from the coding sequence TTGTCTCTATCCATCCGCACCGATCCATTTTTCATCTCGCCATTTGATTTTATTGATTTTTTAAGTATAAAAATCGCAAGATGCCATAGCAAACAATTTATTTTCATTCTGCCATTCCGGAATTTCATCCACATGATCATACGCCCACCTAACATCCAGTCGCTACAGACCTTTTTGATGCTGAGTGAGTGTAACTCATTCACGGAAGCAGCCGAACGCCTGCACCTTACGCAAAGTGCAGTCAGTCGCCAGATACAACTGCTTGAAGAACATTATTCGGTAACATTGTTCAATCGCAGTGCGCGCAAAGTGGAATTGACAGCAGAGGGAATTGAATTACTGAGATCCACCGAACTGATATTTCGTGAATTAAGTAATGTTGAAAAACGCTATTCACGAAAAAGCAGGCCATTCCGCCTTAAGATTTATGTTTCCTTAGCAGCGAAGATACTTCTTCCATTGCTGCCACAATTTTGCGTTGATAATCCCGGTCTGAGTCTGACGATAGAAACAGAATCAGACCTTGTTTATGGCGATCTGGCTCAATATGATGCATTTGTCAGCTACAAAGAGAAGTCAGCACTTAGCCAGGAGGATTTGCTGTTATTTGAAGAGTGCCTGATCCCGGTCTGCCATCCACAATGTGTTGCTGGAAAAGTACCTCCGCAAAATATGGATCAGCTTTCTGGCTACACGCTACTGCATGGCTCGCTCAATGGCATCGATTGGGAACGCTGGACCTTAGCGCATGGCTGGTCGCTGGATATATCCCAAACACATATTTTCTTTAATCTCGATGAGCTGGCCATCGAGGCCGCTGTGCGTGGAGTGGGTATCGCCATGGTAGACAAGCAGCTAGTACAACCTTTATTGGACAGCAAACGTCTGCTGATACCTATCGCGGCAGAATTGGCAACCAATAATGTCTACGTATTAAGCTTCAAGAAAAGTGGAGCCGCGCATCCACATGCGCCAGTAGTCAAACAATGGCTACATCAGCACTTATGCCAATAG
- a CDS encoding polyamine ABC transporter substrate-binding protein, with translation MEKWLKQAGTMMATSGLLVIALQSAPATAETLNVYNWSDYIAKDTVPNFEKQQGVKVRYDNYDSNSTLEAKLMVGNSGYDLVVPTTNFMARQIKAGIYQKLDKSKIDNLKHLDPTLMKLIEGADPGNQYGVPWAYVTIGIGYNSQKVAQALGNGAKVDSWEVLFNPKLAAKVGKCGLSVVDEPVNVFAAALQYMHRNPSSTNPKDYEDAYALLKQVRPYITQFNTSGYINDLANGDVCVAMGFSGDVYIASKRAREAKRPYTVGFSNAKEGGLLAFDVMAVPKSAKNPALAMKWINYIEDPKVNAAITNEIFYPTANKEARKYVNPVLLADPILYPPESELKRMALIKPLPEAIMQLQNRLWSQLKVNK, from the coding sequence ATGGAGAAATGGTTGAAACAGGCAGGCACGATGATGGCGACTTCCGGTCTGCTGGTCATCGCACTGCAGAGCGCACCGGCAACTGCTGAAACGCTGAACGTGTATAACTGGTCCGATTACATTGCCAAAGATACCGTACCCAATTTCGAAAAGCAGCAAGGTGTAAAAGTCCGTTACGACAACTACGACAGTAACTCCACCCTGGAAGCCAAGCTGATGGTTGGCAACTCTGGCTATGACCTGGTGGTGCCCACCACCAATTTCATGGCACGGCAAATCAAAGCCGGCATCTACCAGAAGCTGGACAAGAGCAAGATCGACAACCTGAAACACCTTGATCCCACTTTGATGAAGCTGATTGAAGGGGCTGATCCTGGCAATCAGTATGGTGTGCCCTGGGCCTATGTCACGATCGGCATCGGTTATAACAGCCAGAAGGTCGCTCAAGCCTTGGGAAATGGCGCTAAAGTCGATTCGTGGGAGGTGCTGTTCAATCCGAAACTGGCCGCAAAGGTAGGGAAATGTGGACTGTCCGTCGTGGATGAACCCGTGAATGTGTTTGCAGCGGCCTTGCAATACATGCATCGCAATCCGAGCAGTACCAATCCCAAGGACTATGAAGATGCCTATGCCTTGCTGAAGCAGGTTCGTCCCTACATTACCCAGTTCAATACCTCCGGCTATATCAACGACCTGGCAAATGGGGATGTCTGTGTCGCCATGGGCTTTTCCGGTGACGTCTACATTGCCAGCAAACGAGCCCGTGAAGCTAAAAGACCGTACACGGTTGGTTTTTCCAATGCCAAGGAAGGCGGCTTGCTGGCCTTTGACGTGATGGCAGTTCCCAAGAGTGCCAAGAACCCAGCGTTGGCAATGAAGTGGATAAACTATATTGAAGACCCCAAGGTGAATGCAGCCATCACCAATGAAATCTTCTATCCGACAGCCAACAAGGAAGCCCGTAAATACGTGAACCCGGTTTTGCTTGCAGATCCCATTCTCTATCCGCCTGAGTCTGAGCTCAAACGCATGGCGCTGATCAAGCCACTGCCGGAGGCCATCATGCAGCTGCAGAACCGCCTGTGGTCGCAGTTGAAGGTCAATAAGTGA
- a CDS encoding heavy metal translocating P-type ATPase has translation MGKKQSLINAALLLPPTVAVLLWCVQRVFSLDVSVDIFLLVSAVPVMVLLVKDTVVALSKQALGVDLLALLAIGGSMMLDQWLTAAIIAAMAATGRWLDSYAAGRAEREMTSLLAKVPRYANRLEGESQQRVPLAEIAIGDFLLVKSGEVVPVDGRLKDPLAVLDEATLTGEPTPVNYNAGALLRSGTINAGDAFRMTAIATAEASTFSSIIKLVEEAGRAKAPVTRMADRYAFWFIPATLALAGLAWLASGDVMRALAVLVVATPCPLLLAVPVAMISGISQCASRGVLVKSGEVLETLARANLLFFDKTGTLTGGKARLTAIHAADGVHTDEVLRLAAALDQMSNHVMATAVVQAANERGETRLPMPSDVTETAGAGLTGLLENRRVALGNFAYITGQLSFLPEWATQLQSRLDIEGSSSVYVAREGQLLGALEMADCLRLETPRALRMLKRAGIKRITMLSGDRQDVAEAIGNGIGVDEVFAGLQPQDKLSHIQEARQHGVAIMVGDGINDAPALRTADVGVAMGAQGAAAAAESAGVVLLNDRLDRLAETVIAAHRTMSIARQSVVAGMGLSVTAMLAAAWGWLPPVAGAVLQEIIDVAVILNALRALAPPAAVRQRQRFTVGTISKLNEEHAQLNPLLQHLAALARSLPQLEHATLVEELTRLDAMLQEQLLPHEKREEHQVYPAMARLLGGEDPLAALSRSHQEIFKQSRRLAMQIAALPISASALEIQELQRTLYGLDTILQLHFAQEDELYLSMT, from the coding sequence GTGGGAAAAAAACAGAGTCTGATCAACGCAGCCTTGTTGCTGCCACCTACTGTGGCAGTACTGCTGTGGTGCGTGCAGCGGGTGTTTTCACTTGATGTTTCAGTGGACATATTCTTGCTTGTCTCGGCAGTGCCAGTCATGGTTCTGCTGGTAAAAGACACGGTAGTTGCCTTGAGCAAGCAAGCACTGGGGGTCGACCTGCTGGCCTTGCTGGCCATCGGCGGCTCCATGATGCTGGATCAATGGCTGACAGCTGCGATCATCGCAGCCATGGCGGCTACCGGTCGCTGGCTGGACAGCTATGCAGCCGGACGCGCCGAGCGGGAAATGACCAGCTTGCTGGCCAAGGTGCCGCGCTACGCCAACCGGCTGGAGGGGGAAAGCCAGCAGCGCGTGCCGCTGGCGGAAATAGCTATTGGCGATTTTTTACTCGTCAAATCTGGCGAGGTGGTACCGGTCGATGGACGCCTGAAAGATCCGCTTGCCGTTCTTGACGAAGCGACCCTGACCGGCGAGCCCACCCCGGTCAATTACAATGCCGGCGCACTGCTCAGAAGCGGCACGATTAATGCGGGTGACGCATTCAGGATGACTGCGATCGCCACTGCCGAGGCCAGCACCTTCAGTAGCATCATCAAACTGGTAGAAGAAGCCGGGCGGGCCAAGGCACCGGTAACGCGCATGGCCGATCGCTACGCCTTCTGGTTCATTCCTGCTACCCTCGCGCTTGCCGGCCTTGCCTGGCTGGCCAGTGGCGATGTCATGCGGGCACTGGCGGTTCTGGTGGTGGCCACCCCCTGCCCCTTGCTGTTGGCCGTGCCTGTGGCAATGATTTCCGGGATATCCCAGTGCGCCAGCAGAGGGGTGCTGGTGAAAAGTGGTGAAGTGCTGGAGACGCTGGCACGCGCAAACCTGCTCTTCTTTGATAAAACCGGCACCCTGACCGGGGGTAAGGCACGGCTGACGGCAATTCATGCAGCGGATGGCGTGCACACGGATGAAGTGTTGAGGCTGGCTGCGGCACTGGATCAGATGTCGAATCATGTGATGGCGACGGCGGTGGTGCAAGCTGCGAACGAGCGGGGGGAAACCCGTTTGCCCATGCCCAGTGACGTCACTGAAACGGCTGGAGCCGGGCTGACAGGCCTTCTTGAAAACCGCAGGGTGGCGTTGGGCAACTTCGCCTACATCACGGGTCAGCTGTCTTTCCTGCCGGAGTGGGCGACACAGTTGCAGTCCAGGTTAGACATAGAAGGGTCAAGCTCGGTGTATGTTGCCAGAGAGGGTCAGCTGTTAGGCGCGCTGGAGATGGCAGATTGCCTGCGACTGGAAACCCCCAGGGCCTTACGCATGCTGAAGAGAGCGGGCATCAAGCGCATTACCATGCTATCCGGCGACCGCCAGGATGTAGCCGAGGCGATCGGCAACGGCATCGGGGTGGATGAGGTGTTTGCCGGATTACAGCCTCAGGACAAGCTTTCCCACATCCAGGAGGCTCGCCAACACGGTGTTGCCATCATGGTGGGCGATGGCATTAATGACGCGCCGGCGTTACGGACAGCCGATGTCGGCGTCGCGATGGGCGCGCAAGGCGCAGCCGCTGCGGCAGAGAGCGCTGGCGTCGTATTGCTCAATGATCGCCTGGATCGTCTGGCGGAAACGGTCATAGCTGCACATCGCACCATGTCCATCGCCCGGCAAAGCGTCGTTGCCGGCATGGGGCTCTCGGTCACGGCCATGCTGGCTGCCGCATGGGGCTGGCTGCCACCGGTTGCCGGGGCCGTTTTGCAGGAGATCATTGATGTTGCCGTGATCCTCAATGCACTGCGGGCTTTAGCCCCACCGGCTGCAGTGCGACAGCGGCAGCGCTTTACTGTCGGCACGATATCGAAACTGAATGAGGAGCACGCCCAGCTTAATCCACTGTTGCAGCATTTGGCGGCCTTGGCGCGCAGCCTACCCCAGTTGGAACATGCCACATTGGTGGAAGAGTTGACCCGGCTGGACGCCATGTTGCAAGAACAGCTGCTGCCACATGAAAAGCGGGAGGAACATCAGGTCTATCCGGCAATGGCACGATTACTGGGAGGGGAAGACCCTCTAGCGGCGCTCAGCCGCAGCCATCAGGAAATTTTCAAACAGTCTCGGCGCTTGGCGATGCAAATTGCAGCACTACCTATTTCGGCTTCCGCATTGGAAATACAGGAATTGCAACGGACGCTTTACGGCCTGGACACCATTTTGCAACTACATTTTGCCCAGGAGGATGAGTTATATCTGAGCATGACCTAA
- a CDS encoding FeoA family protein: MRLSELGKQQTASVVGVEKLQADDAIAARLQDIGFVAGETVKVITRAPWGGDPILVQVGTSRFALRREEASRIVLQQGVQRG, from the coding sequence ATGCGACTTAGCGAACTGGGAAAGCAACAAACAGCCAGTGTGGTCGGTGTGGAAAAGCTGCAGGCTGATGACGCGATTGCCGCGCGCCTGCAGGACATCGGCTTTGTCGCAGGTGAGACGGTAAAGGTCATTACCCGTGCCCCGTGGGGAGGCGATCCGATACTGGTGCAGGTGGGCACCAGCCGCTTTGCCCTGCGCCGGGAAGAAGCCAGCCGCATCGTGCTGCAACAAGGAGTTCAGCGTGGCTGA
- a CDS encoding tyrosine-type recombinase/integrase, whose amino-acid sequence MATFKFTIDRIADANCPAGKTSSFDYDTEAPGLGLRTTSNGAKSFIFQGYVHGKQFRMTIGDVKSWRLDAPARSNDNSARKEARRLQSLCDAGIDPRQEKQDRKAEAEQKQAEAKRKSATVADAWADYLHHLQTTVSAKTKRPRSARYLADHINLAAAGGETKQRGKGKTVAGPLHPLMALPISELSDKTVASWLNDEAAERPAVAAHAYRLLRAFVAWMAESDSYAGLVDANVCTAQRVKEHLPASQSKDDCLQREQLATWFAAMRQLSNPVIAAYLQALLLSGARREELAGLRWENVDFQWASLTIKDKIEGERVIPLTPYTSQLLAALPRRNEWVFSSPTAAEGRLMEPTKAHTRALDAAGLPHVSLHGLRRSFGTLAEWVECPAGVVAQIQGHKPSAIAEKHYRRRPLDLLRMWHTKIEAFILEQAEIEQPHTERISSGLRLIA is encoded by the coding sequence ATGGCAACCTTCAAATTCACGATTGACCGCATAGCAGATGCAAACTGCCCTGCTGGCAAGACCTCATCCTTCGACTACGACACAGAAGCCCCAGGCTTGGGTCTGCGCACAACCTCCAACGGGGCAAAGTCATTCATTTTTCAAGGCTACGTTCACGGCAAGCAATTCCGCATGACGATTGGTGACGTAAAATCATGGCGACTGGACGCACCTGCGAGAAGCAATGACAACAGCGCCCGCAAGGAAGCCCGTCGCCTACAGTCACTGTGTGATGCCGGAATAGACCCACGCCAAGAAAAACAGGACAGAAAAGCAGAAGCCGAACAGAAACAAGCAGAGGCCAAGCGCAAGTCTGCGACGGTAGCTGATGCATGGGCAGACTACCTGCATCACTTACAAACCACAGTCAGCGCCAAGACCAAGCGACCGCGCTCTGCCCGTTACCTTGCCGACCATATCAATCTGGCAGCAGCCGGTGGCGAGACAAAACAACGCGGCAAGGGTAAGACCGTAGCAGGGCCACTGCACCCACTCATGGCATTGCCCATATCAGAGCTATCCGACAAGACAGTCGCAAGCTGGCTCAATGATGAGGCAGCGGAACGCCCAGCAGTCGCTGCACATGCTTATCGTCTACTACGCGCCTTTGTGGCATGGATGGCAGAAAGTGACAGCTACGCGGGATTGGTAGATGCCAACGTATGCACAGCCCAGCGTGTGAAAGAACACTTGCCCGCAAGCCAGAGCAAGGACGATTGCTTGCAACGGGAACAACTCGCCACATGGTTTGCCGCCATGCGGCAGTTATCAAACCCGGTTATTGCGGCCTATCTGCAAGCCCTGCTTTTGTCCGGAGCAAGACGCGAGGAACTGGCCGGACTACGCTGGGAGAACGTCGATTTCCAGTGGGCCAGCCTGACCATCAAAGACAAAATTGAGGGAGAGCGCGTCATACCGCTGACCCCATACACCAGCCAGCTACTAGCCGCCCTGCCCCGCCGTAATGAATGGGTATTCTCAAGCCCCACCGCAGCAGAAGGCAGACTGATGGAACCCACCAAAGCCCACACCCGCGCCCTCGATGCTGCTGGACTACCTCATGTCAGCTTGCATGGCCTGCGCCGTTCGTTTGGCACATTGGCCGAGTGGGTAGAGTGTCCCGCTGGTGTTGTCGCACAGATTCAAGGCCACAAGCCCAGTGCGATTGCTGAAAAGCACTATCGACGCCGCCCGCTAGACCTGCTACGCATGTGGCACACCAAGATAGAAGCATTCATTTTGGAACAGGCTGAAATCGAACAACCCCACACAGAAAGAATCAGCTCTGGTTTACGACTAATTGCTTAA
- a CDS encoding DUF1924 domain-containing protein, protein MRTAIILVIALASVGTSASATPAIISDYATQAKQANPGFTGFAADRGKTLYFRETLQNGKKISCATCHSADPRQAGKTLAFRTIDPMATSVTPSRFTDSKKVEKWFRRNCDDVFKRECTPLEKGDFITYLSSLK, encoded by the coding sequence ATGCGCACTGCAATTATCCTGGTAATCGCGCTAGCAAGTGTAGGCACAAGCGCAAGCGCCACACCGGCCATCATCAGCGACTATGCCACGCAGGCCAAACAGGCCAATCCCGGTTTTACCGGCTTTGCGGCCGATCGCGGCAAAACCCTCTATTTCAGGGAGACCCTGCAAAACGGCAAGAAAATCAGCTGCGCCACTTGCCACTCGGCAGATCCACGCCAGGCAGGGAAAACACTTGCCTTTCGCACTATCGACCCGATGGCGACGTCGGTTACGCCTTCCCGATTTACTGATTCGAAGAAAGTTGAAAAATGGTTTCGCCGCAATTGTGATGATGTCTTCAAGCGCGAATGCACCCCGCTGGAAAAAGGAGACTTCATTACTTATCTGAGTAGCCTGAAATAA
- a CDS encoding NAD(P)/FAD-dependent oxidoreductase: MGKDIKTDFLIVGAGFAGISCAINLARINPSQRIVLVEKNRLGQGASSRNSGFVVCHEKPGDGEYINQAGFERYHQETQFGTAASQLVAQYVKQFDIDCDFDQSGYFIGVSDSSKMSDPAQLLATLKAAGAQVSLQEGDALAARLGTDFYKIAVHCAGGNALIQPAKYVQGLIAALPPNVEVYEQVNVHAIRAVAGNALEVRGNGHCITTDRVIVCAGAYPGRAGVKSAHILPLELTASLTRPLSQQELNAMDAPQPWGILSAALTGATVRLTQDRRLMIRNTLEYRCRDVSAAELQARQNVHLAGLQRRFPWLVKQDIAYTWSGHLSGTRTGNPLFKQWGNQMFAVSGCNGSGIARGTLWGKLLAEYASGVSSDLLRYAVKHGEPGWLPPRPFLDIGASLKIGYERFKSSSEI, translated from the coding sequence TTGGGAAAAGATATTAAAACAGATTTTCTCATTGTGGGTGCTGGTTTTGCCGGAATTTCCTGTGCCATTAATTTGGCAAGGATCAATCCATCGCAGCGTATTGTGCTGGTAGAAAAAAACAGGCTGGGACAAGGTGCATCATCCCGTAATTCTGGTTTTGTTGTTTGCCATGAGAAGCCTGGTGATGGCGAATATATTAATCAAGCCGGATTTGAGCGATATCACCAGGAAACACAATTTGGTACTGCAGCCAGCCAACTGGTTGCCCAGTATGTAAAGCAATTTGATATCGATTGTGATTTTGATCAGTCCGGTTACTTCATCGGCGTGAGTGACAGCAGCAAGATGTCAGATCCAGCGCAGTTGCTGGCCACGCTCAAGGCGGCGGGAGCCCAGGTCTCGCTGCAGGAGGGGGATGCACTCGCAGCTCGGCTGGGGACCGACTTTTACAAGATAGCCGTCCACTGTGCAGGCGGCAATGCATTAATTCAGCCGGCCAAATACGTTCAGGGTCTGATTGCTGCACTACCTCCCAATGTGGAAGTGTACGAACAGGTCAATGTTCATGCCATCCGCGCCGTTGCTGGTAATGCCCTGGAGGTACGTGGCAATGGCCATTGCATCACTACGGATCGAGTCATTGTCTGTGCCGGTGCCTATCCAGGGCGTGCGGGTGTCAAATCAGCTCATATCTTGCCACTGGAGCTGACCGCCTCACTAACCCGCCCCCTCAGTCAGCAGGAGCTCAACGCCATGGATGCTCCCCAGCCCTGGGGCATTCTCTCCGCAGCCCTGACCGGAGCCACCGTCAGGTTGACACAGGATCGGCGGCTCATGATTCGCAACACACTGGAATACCGATGCCGCGATGTGTCTGCCGCAGAATTGCAAGCCAGGCAGAACGTGCATCTGGCGGGTCTGCAGCGGCGCTTTCCCTGGCTGGTCAAGCAGGATATCGCTTACACCTGGTCTGGCCACCTGAGTGGTACGCGCACCGGAAATCCCCTGTTTAAACAATGGGGAAACCAGATGTTTGCCGTATCTGGCTGCAATGGTTCCGGTATTGCTCGCGGTACGCTGTGGGGCAAGCTGCTGGCCGAGTATGCCTCTGGAGTATCCAGCGATCTGCTGCGCTATGCCGTGAAGCATGGCGAACCCGGCTGGCTGCCACCCCGTCCATTCCTCGATATCGGTGCCAGTTTGAAAATTGGCTACGAGCGCTTCAAATCAAGCAGTGAAATCTAA